A single window of Gambusia affinis linkage group LG18, SWU_Gaff_1.0, whole genome shotgun sequence DNA harbors:
- the LOC122820508 gene encoding ubiquitin thioesterase OTUB1-like isoform X2: MAEEQQESSQGEMEGVNCLAYDEAIIAQQDRIQQEIANSNPLVSDIQDLSVLQKEYAEDDMVYQLKLKDLYKKYAYIRKTRPDGNCFYRAFGFAHLESLLDNSKELQKFKAVAAKSKLDLVNEGFTEFTIEDFHNTFMDLIELVEKHPSLQELLNSFNDQNMSDYVVVYLRLLTSGYLQREHGFFEHFIEGGRTIKEFCQQEVEPMSKESDHIHIIALAKALNVSILVEYMDRGEGGFVNNHIFPEGGDPRIFLLYRPGHYDILYK; this comes from the exons ATGGCGGAGGAACAGCAGGAATCCTCGCAGGGAGAGATGGAAG GAGTTAATTGTCTCGCCTACGATGAGGCCATAATCGCTCAACAGGACAGGATTCAGCAGGAG ATCGCAAACAGCAACCCGCTAGTGTCGGACATACAGGACCTGTCGGTGCTGCAGAAAGAATACGCCGAGGACGACATGGTTTATCAGCTCAAGCTCAAG GACCTTTACAAAAAGTACGCGTATATCCGCAAAACACGACCAGATGGAAACTGCTTCTACAGAGCCTTCGGCTTCGCACATCTAGAGTCGCTGCTAGACAACAGCAAAGAGCTTCAGAA atttaaagcaGTTGCAGCTAAAAGCAAACTAGACCTGGTTAACGAAGGCTTCACTGAGTTTACCATTGAGGATTTCCACAACACG TTCATGGACTTGATTGAACTGGTTGAGAAACATCCGAGCCTGCAGGAGCTGCTCAACTCTTTCAATGACCAGAACATGTCCGACTACGTCGTGGTTTACCTGCGCCTCCTCACCTCAGGCTACTTGCAGCGAGAGCATGGCTTCTTCGAGCACTTCATCGAGGGAGGACGCACCATCAAGGAGTTCTGTCAGCAG GAAGTAGAGCCTATGTCTAAAGAAAGTGACCACATTCACATCATTGCCTTAGCCAAGGCCCTGAATGTATCCATTCTGGTGGAGTACATGGACAGAGGGGAAGGAGGGTTTGTCAATAACCACATCTTCCCTGAAGGGGGCGACCCGCGCATCTTCCTGCTGTACAGACCAGGCCATTACGACATCCTGTACAAATAA
- the LOC122820508 gene encoding ubiquitin thioesterase OTUB1-like isoform X1, with translation MRSQRRRKQISIAKMAEEQQESSQGEMEGVNCLAYDEAIIAQQDRIQQEIANSNPLVSDIQDLSVLQKEYAEDDMVYQLKLKDLYKKYAYIRKTRPDGNCFYRAFGFAHLESLLDNSKELQKFKAVAAKSKLDLVNEGFTEFTIEDFHNTFMDLIELVEKHPSLQELLNSFNDQNMSDYVVVYLRLLTSGYLQREHGFFEHFIEGGRTIKEFCQQEVEPMSKESDHIHIIALAKALNVSILVEYMDRGEGGFVNNHIFPEGGDPRIFLLYRPGHYDILYK, from the exons ATGAGGTCACAAAGAAGGAGGAAACAGATCTCGATAGCTAAGATGGCGGAGGAACAGCAGGAATCCTCGCAGGGAGAGATGGAAG GAGTTAATTGTCTCGCCTACGATGAGGCCATAATCGCTCAACAGGACAGGATTCAGCAGGAG ATCGCAAACAGCAACCCGCTAGTGTCGGACATACAGGACCTGTCGGTGCTGCAGAAAGAATACGCCGAGGACGACATGGTTTATCAGCTCAAGCTCAAG GACCTTTACAAAAAGTACGCGTATATCCGCAAAACACGACCAGATGGAAACTGCTTCTACAGAGCCTTCGGCTTCGCACATCTAGAGTCGCTGCTAGACAACAGCAAAGAGCTTCAGAA atttaaagcaGTTGCAGCTAAAAGCAAACTAGACCTGGTTAACGAAGGCTTCACTGAGTTTACCATTGAGGATTTCCACAACACG TTCATGGACTTGATTGAACTGGTTGAGAAACATCCGAGCCTGCAGGAGCTGCTCAACTCTTTCAATGACCAGAACATGTCCGACTACGTCGTGGTTTACCTGCGCCTCCTCACCTCAGGCTACTTGCAGCGAGAGCATGGCTTCTTCGAGCACTTCATCGAGGGAGGACGCACCATCAAGGAGTTCTGTCAGCAG GAAGTAGAGCCTATGTCTAAAGAAAGTGACCACATTCACATCATTGCCTTAGCCAAGGCCCTGAATGTATCCATTCTGGTGGAGTACATGGACAGAGGGGAAGGAGGGTTTGTCAATAACCACATCTTCCCTGAAGGGGGCGACCCGCGCATCTTCCTGCTGTACAGACCAGGCCATTACGACATCCTGTACAAATAA